Proteins encoded together in one Benincasa hispida cultivar B227 chromosome 1, ASM972705v1, whole genome shotgun sequence window:
- the LOC120079619 gene encoding protein IQ-DOMAIN 1-like, producing MQTANFSSNGDRFSAFTLLPHSAIREVTLHLPEMKQRLRFGCAMSPANCFWTIFKQRKVKHFTSNGEQVHVKTGKSNGFPNEKSEDLAATRIQNAFRTFTARKDVNNSKVPERCQDLIQGETATKQVLSFIHSWNRMQQEIRARRLCMVTEYRVKQKKLENQLKLEAKIHELEAEWCGGSETKEEILFKIQQREEAAVRRERAMAYAFSHQWRANSILDLSPASYSLDKENWGWSWKERWIAARPWEIRANTHPTIPKKVQTKQTSKLNKVTYQPGSKVSNLARHSLSNSEGRSKARNSAIPNC from the exons ATGCAAACAGCAAATTTCAGCTCCAATGGCGACCGGTTTTCTGCTTTCACACTTCTTCCTCACTCCGCCATCAGAGAGGTGACCCTTCATCTTCCAGAGATGAAACAGCGGCTTCGTTTTGGTTGCGCT ATGAGTCCAGCAAATTGTTTTTGGACAATATTCAAGCAACGGAAGGTCAAACATTTTACGAGCAACGGAGAACAG GTACACGTAAAGACAGGAAAATCCAATGGTTTCCCTAATGAAAAGAGTGAAGATCTAGCTGCAACTCGAATTCAAAATGCATTTCGCACATTTACG GCCAGAAAGGATGTAAATAATTCGAAAGTGCCAGAGAGATGCCAGGATCTAATTCAAGGTGAAACGGCTACAAAACAAGTGTTAAGCTTCATTCATTCATGGAACAGAATGCAGCAAGAAATTAGAGCACGTAGACTCTGTATGGTCACAGAATATCGAGTCAAGCAAAAGAAACTGGAAAATCAGCTGAAGCTTGAGGCTAAAATTCATGAACTTGAG GCAGAATGGTGCGGTGGGTCAGAAACAAAGGAGGAAATACTTTTCAAGATTCAGCAACGAGAAGAAGCTGCTGTAAGACGGGAGCGGGCTATGGCTTATGCATTCTCTCATCAG TGGAGGGCCAATTCCATCTTAGATTTGAGCCCGGCTTCATACAGCCTTGACAAAGAAAACTGGGGATGGAGCTGGAAGGAGAGATGGATTGCTGCTAGACCGTGGGAGATCCGAGCTAATACTCATCCCACCATTCCAAAGAAGGTGCAGACGAAGCAAACAAGCAAACTCAATAAAGTGACATATCAACCGGGGTCGAAGGTCTCAAACTTAGCCAGACATTCTTTGTCGAACAGTGAGGGGCGTTCAAAGGCCAGAAATTCTGCTATACCCAACTGCTGA
- the LOC120087110 gene encoding transcription factor TCP4: MGESHRQTSTSSRLGMRTGGGGGEIVEVQGGHIVRSTGRKDRHSKVCTAKGPRDRRVRLSAHTAIQFYDVQDRLGYDRPSKAVDWLIKKAKAAIDELAELPAWHPSTGNASTQREEQQSLNDENENLLSVQRDVFNSTGNRRATVLGSDSRVSEFPLQNLQHSQMGEGPNSSTSSFLPPSLDSDSIADTIKSFFPIGTAAAAAETTSSSIQFQNYPQDLLSRTSSQNQDLRLSLQSFQDPIAIHRHHHAQHQSQGHQNEHVLFSGTAPLSGFDVTSAGWSEHNSLNPAEISRFPRITSWNASGAETGSGGGSGHGGGGIRSAGYVFNSPQLPTALPPSQLMQPLFGENQFFSQRGPLQSSNTPSIRAWIDPSLTANDHQQHQMPPSIHLSSYSGLGFASGGFSGFHIPTRIQGEEEHDGISDKPSSASSDSRH; encoded by the coding sequence atgggagagagccACCGCCAAACATCGACGTCGTCAAGGTTGGGGATGAGAACCGGAGGCGGCGGTGGGGAGATTGTGGAGGTTCAAGGAGGCCACATTGTTCGTTCCACTGGAAGAAAAGATCGTCACAGCAAAGTTTGTACAGCCAAAGGTCCAAGAGACCGCCGTGTTCGTCTCTCTGCCCATACCGCTATCCAGTTCTACGACGTCCAGGACCGCCTCGGCTATGACCGACCCAGTAAAGCTGTAGACTGGCTAATAAAAAAGGCCAAGGCCGCCATTGATGAGCTCGCCGAGCTCCCTGCATGGCATCCGAGCACAGGAAACGCATCCACACAGCGGGAGGAGCAGCAGAGTCTGAATGACGAGAACGAGAATCTACTTTCTGTCCAACGCGATGTGTTCAATTCAACCGGTAACCGGAGAGCGACGGTGTTGGGGAGCGACAGTAGAGTTTCAGAGTTTCCTCTGCAAAACTTGCAGCATAGCCAAATGGGTGAAGGCCCAAACAGCAGCACCTCTAGCTTTCTCCCACCGTCGCTGGACTCGGATTCCATTGCTGATACAATCAAGTCGTTCTTCCCCATAGGcacggcggcggcggcggcagAGACGACTTCTTCGTCGATTCAATTCCAGAATTACCCACAAGATTTGCTTTCCAGGACGAGTAGCCAGAACCAAGATCTGCGACTTTCTTTGCAGTCTTTTCAAGACCCAATAGCTATTCACCGGCATCATCATGCTCAGCACCAGAGTCAAGGTCATCAGAATGAGCATGTCCTGTTTTCCGGCACCGCCCCATTAAGCGGGTTTGATGTGACCAGCGCTGGTTGGTCTGAACACAACAGCCTCAATCCGGCGGAGATTAGCCGGTTCCCAAGGATAACTTCTTGGAACGCATCTGGTGCAGAAACTGGTAGTGGCGGCGGCAGTGGTCATGGCGGAGGTGGGATTAGGAGTGCAGGATATGTGTTCAACTCGCCGCAGTTGCCAACTGCACTGCCGCCTTCGCAACTTATGCAGCCATTATTTGGAGAAAACCAGTTTTTTTCTCAGAGGGGACCCCTTCAGTCCAGTAACACACCTTCAATTCGCGCTTGGATTGACCCATCACTTACAGCCAATGATCATCAACAGCATCAAATGCCACCATCAATCCACCTATCCTCCTACTCAGGCTTAGGATTCGCCTCAGGCGGATTCTCCGGGTTTCACATTCCAACGCGAATTCAGGGTGAGGAGGAGCACGATGGCATTTCAGACAAGCCATCCTCTGCTTCCTCTGATTCTCGCCATTGA